The following proteins are co-located in the Gossypium hirsutum isolate 1008001.06 chromosome A02, Gossypium_hirsutum_v2.1, whole genome shotgun sequence genome:
- the LOC107937231 gene encoding NDR1/HIN1-like protein 13 has product MEDERVVASSAGDPRLLSSTPHAPTTPYNNRLMNLPPPPGHPLATYVVQVPKDQIYRVPPPENAGIVERHREAAKNKGKKSKRKCSRYLICIAIVLLVIGVLVSGAIAAVYFIFTPKAPNFTVSKLHVKQQKQGSPPTYDVTLKAKNPNEKMGIHCKSDEDSATLTFWTKNLGFGDFPGLEQKPGDDSSIFAIKIHALKIKVVPPNVQKSISDKKTKRQISLKLKFESPLVFNVWFLKLWKKDMTVNCAFRVSTMAQGTKILSQNCKTKLS; this is encoded by the coding sequence ATGGAGGATGAGCGGGTCGTCGCGTCTTCTGCCGGGGACCCTCGGTTGCTGTCGTCGACACCCCATGCCCCCACCACCCCCTATAACAATCGCCTCATGAATTTACCTCCCCCTCCAGGCCATCCTTTAGCTACCTACGTTGTTCAAGTCCCTAAGGACCAAATTTACCGAGTACCGCCACCTGAAAACGCTGGTATCGTCGAACGTCACCGTGAAGCTGCTAAGAATAAAGGCAAAAAATCCAAACGGAAATGCTCTAGGTACTTGATTTGCATCGCCATTGTATTGCTTGTCATTGGTGTTCTCGTCAGTGGTGCTATAGCGGCTGTTTACTTCATTTTCACCCCTAAAGCTCCTAATTTCACCGTTTCTAAACTTCATGTTAAACAACAAAAACAAGGCAGTCCACCTACGTATGATGTCACGTTGAAAGCTAAGAACCCTAATGAAAAAATGGGTATCCATTGTAAATCCGATGAAGACAGTGCCACCCTAACTTTTTGGACTAAAAACCTAGGCTTCGGCGATTTTCCCGGTCTCGAACAAAAACCCGGGGACGATTCGAGCATTTTCGCCATCAAAATCCATGCCTTGAAAATCAAAGTTGTTCCCCCTAATGTCCAGAAAAGCATCAGCGACAAGAAAACAAAACGTCAAATCTCTTTGAAACTCAAATTCGAATCGCCATTGGTGTTTAACGTTTGGTTCTTAAAGCTTTGGAAAAAAGACATGACAGTCAACTGTGCGTTTAGGGTGAGCACGATGGCGCAAGGAACCAAAATTCTGTCCCAAAATTGTAAGACCAAATTGtcttaa